The sequence GGGGGAGACGGACGACGATTTTGCCCAAACGCAGGCCTTGTTCGACGAGCTGGCCTTCGACATGGCCTTCATCTTCCGCTATTCCCCCCGCCCCGGTACCAAGGCGGCGGAAATGCTCGACAACGTGCCCGAAGAGGTGAAGGAAGCGCGCAACCAGGCGCTGCTCGACATCCTCGCCGGGCACTCTCTGGCCTGCAACGCCGCGCTGGTCGGCACCGTGCAGCCAGTGTTGGTCGAAGGGCCGGCGCGCAAGGGCGAAGGCATCTTCATGGGCCGCACGCCCAACTACCGCAAAGTCCTCTTCCCCGCAAGCGAGCGCCTGGTGGGCCAGATCGTGCCCGTGCATATCCACGAGCACTCGACCACCATCGTCAAAGGCGAGCTGGTGCTGAAGGAAGACGAGCCGGAAGTGACGGTCGGAGAGGCATTGCTGGCCACGGATTAGCACGGATAAACACGGATTCTTCGATTCGTGAAGTTCTTGCCAAAGTCGTAGTCCCAGCTTTGATCCGCTAGGTGGATCTGGCATTCGAAAATATCACGCGCGAGATCATTGGTGCTTCCTTTCAGGTTCATCGCGAGTTGGGCTACGGCTTTCTGGAGAAGGTTTATCAGAGGGCGATGCAAGTTGAACTACTACACCGTGGTTTGAAGGCCGAAGCTGAGGTCGCTTTGAAAGTACATTACCGGGGAGTGGTTGTGGGCGACTACTTCGCGGATTTGCTGATCGAAAATACCGTTATGGTGGAGTTGAAGGTGGCGGCTGGCTACTGTTCCCGCGATGAAGCCCAATTGATTAATGAGCTTAAGGCCACGGATGTTCCAGTCGGCTTGCTGATCAACTTTGGACGCGAGAAGGTGGAGTTCAAACGCCTCATGTCGCCCAATTTGCTCAAGCGGATTTAGTCTTTATCCGTGTTTGATCCTGATCATCCGTGGCTCTAATTGGCCCCCGCCTGCTTTTATCTTTCCAATCTGGCGGAGGCGTGTTGTGCTGCGAGGAAGCGTCATGACGTTGTCTCTTGCCCCAACCACTCTATTGACCGGCCTAGTGCTGCTGGTGCTCGGCGTGCTATTTGTGCTCAACCACCCGGCGTGGCAGCGAGCGATGCAGGCTTTCCCGCGCAGCGTGCTGGCCAGCTATGTGTTCATGGGCGCAGGCGGCGTATGGTTTCTCTACAAGATGCTGAACCTTTCGCCGGCGGACTTCGGGAGCTACCGGCACCTGATCTTCGGCCTCTTCGCGCTGGTGCTGGTCGGGAGCTTCGTCTACGTGAAGGATTTCCTCGCCGTGCGCGGCCTGTGTGCGCTTAGCCTGCTGCTCTGCCTGGAGATCCTGCGCAGCGCCTTTGGCTGGTACGAGCTGCCGCAGCGGCTCTTCCTCGTCGGCTTTGCCTACCTCGTGATCCTGGCCTGCCTGGTGCTCGGCCATTCGCCGTGGATCCTGCGCAACTTTTTCGAATGGCTCTACGCGGGCGCGGGCCGCAGCCGGATGGTGGGTGGCGCGATGGCCGTGTATGGCTTGCTCTTGATCGGCGTTACGTTTACCTACTAATCGGCGGTGGGTGACATTCCGGTTGCACATGCCCTCGCCACCCCACTATAAACAGACCACCGAACACACACTTTGAGCGGGATTATGACCATCGGCGAACGACTGGAAGAAGCACGGAAGCGTAAAGGAATCTCCATCCGAGAGGCGGCGGAGGCGACCAAGATCCGGGCCGACTACCTGATGGCGATGGAAGACGGCTCGATGACCGTGCCCCTCCCCGAGATCTACCGCCGAGGCTTTCTCCGCAATTACGCCAAGTTTCTCCGCCTCGATCCCGATCAGATCCTGACCGATTACGAGACCAACAATGCGCGGCTGGCGCAGCAAGCGGCCAACCAGAGCCATCGAGGGGGCGGCCTGCGCGAGACCTTTGGTCGCATGGAGCTGCCGGGTCAGGAAGACGTGTTGGCCGAGAGCGAATACACCGGCCGTCCACGGCGTCAGGGTGAAGAGGAAGAAGACCGTAGCGATGCCAAGGAAAAGAAGGAAGACACTTCCAAGAGCCTGCCCATCCCTACCTCCTACCTGATGGCCGCCGTCGGGGTGGTCGCATTTGTCATCGTAGGCATCCTGGTGTGGCTCATCGTCCTGCTGAGCCGCGGCGATTCCTCGCCTGAAGTCGTCTCGCCCCCCACCACGCAAGGGCAAAGCCTGGGCGGCGGTCCTCGCCCGCTCAACAGCTCGCCCTACGCCACCGACAGCCTGATCATCCGGGCCACCGATACGGTTACGCTGATCGTGACCAACGATACCACCGGCGAGCGCCTCTTCCGCGGCACCCTGCTCGCGGGCGAAAGCACCGACCCCATCCCGCGCAATGGCCCGCTCCAGATTCGTTTTACCGACGGCGAGGCGCTCGTGCTCGAATACGACGGCCAGCAACACACCCTGCAGGCCGGCGGTCGCGGTTATACGACGATCGATTAGAGTCGGTTAAGGCTATACGCCAACGTAGTTTTGCGCTTGCCAAGGGGTTGATTCTCACGCCATTACGCGAGGTCAAAAACCTCTTGGTCTAACTGTTTTTTAGCTTAATCTTCCCAGGCATTGGCCGTAAGAAAAAGCCTTTAAATTGTATAGACTTGTCATTACATAACGCCCAATTAGATTATCCATGAAAGATTTCGTTTGCTCTCTTCTTTTCGCCTCTGTCGCGCCACTGGCGACCAATGCAGCCATTGTCCTTTTCGAAGATTTTGAAGATTCCGCGGTAGCCTACAGCCTGTCGGATGCGGAAGCTTCCGATGGCCTCAACGACTACTGGGGCCGCGTCGACAGCGACGGCATCAGCATTAGCGCGGCGAATTCCTTCGGCACCCCTCCCTCGGGCACGAGCTTCTTTGCGGCCGAAGATATTGGTAAGGATCCCGGCATTACGGGCACCGGCTATGTCACCTTCGAAAACGTCGCCATTGCCGGGCTGGCGGACCTGTCGATTGGCGCCTATTTTGCCTCCTCCTACGAGAGCGGCTACTTTTGGTCCGACGGTGATCTCGTGACCGTGCAATATCAGATCGACGGCGGCGGCTACACTGATCTCTTTCAGATCACCCACAACGGCTCCGGCCGGGCGGCAGTGGACAGCAATTTCGACGGCTTAGGCGAAGGTACCACCATCGGCCAATTCCAGCCGTTTTCGTGGGCTATCGAGGGGACTGGCTCCCTGCTAGATTTGCGCATCGGCGCGGCCAGCCTGGGTGGCGCCGTGAGCATCGCATTTGACGATGTGAGCGTCTCTGGCACGGCCATCCCCGAGCCCAAGACCTACGCCCTGGTGCTCGGCTCACTCGCCGCGTTCGGCCTCGCCTTCCGGCGCCGCCAAGCCTAGTCGACCACAATCGGTGAGCTATACTTTGAGCCCGCGAAGGATTGCTTCGCGGCTTTTTTAGGCGGCCTCCAGCAAATCCGAGCTGGAAGCTGACGATGTCGACGGTTCGGTCGACTTCAACGGTACCACCTTCAAGCTCAACGCCGCCTACTTCATCACCAACGCCCTGTCGGTCGGTGGCGATTTCAACTACCGCCCCTGTGCTTAGGTGCGGATGAGGGGCTACAACTACGTCATGACGGGCGATGTGGGCTATCTGGACGACGTGACGGCCAAGGGCTTTACCTTCAGCCTCGGCCTGACGGTGTTCTTCTTCGGCAATTAAGCCGCCTAAAGTTAGGATCTGCCCTTTAAAAGCCTTTTAGCCCGTTCGCTGGTCGCGGACGGGCTTGTTTGTTTAGTGCGATCTGTGCGTGGCTTTACAGCGACGCGGCAGGCTTGACGAGTCCGAACTGGATCGAGGCGCGGGTGAGGCCAGCCACATTGTGCACCTTCAGCTTTTGCATCAGGTGTGTGCGGTGGACGTCGGCCGTGCGCACGGAGATGCTCAACTTGGAGGCAATCTCCTTGGTCGTATGGCCTTCTCCAATCAGCTGCAGCACCTCGCGCTCACGCGTGGTGAGGCTCTCCAGGCTGCCGTCGGAAGGCTGCACGCTGAGCAGCTCCGGCATGCGGCGCAGGATTTCGGGGCTGTAATACGATTGGCCCGAGGCGACCGACTTGAGGGCCTTGCGCATTTCTTCGAGGCCGGCGGTCTTTTCGATGATGCCGTCGGCTTTCGACAGCAATACCCGCTTGATGCGTGCGAGGTTGAAGATGCCGCTCACCACGAGGATCCGGATCTCCGGGCGGTCGGCCTTCAGGCGCTGCACGATCTCCATCCCATTGAGCCCTGGCAGATGCAGGTCGCAGATGAGGACGTCGGGTTTCTTCAGTTGGCATTGGCGGAGGCCTTCGGTGCCATCGCCATGAGCACCGACCACTTCGAGGTCGATCTCAGTCTCGATCAAGCCCGACAGCAGATCACACAATAGCTTGTCGTCTTCTATGATGTAGACTGTTTGCATTCCAGGGTTTGCTCCTTCGACCGGGGGAATTCCCAGTAGTTCCAACTGTAATATTACGGCAGCAACGCAAGTAAATTTACCAGCTCTTGCCAGAAAATGCAAAGGGCGGATAGGTCAAAGACCTATCCGCCCCAGTTTTATTTCTAGTTTAGCTTAGGATGTTCCCGTGATTAGCGGAAACGGAAACCCGTCCAGGAACCCCCGGTGTAGGAGGACACGGAGCTGAGGCTGAGCGGTTGACGACGCACCAGCGGCTTCGCGGGACGAGACTCCTTATGATTACGGATCGCAGTGTTTTGCGTATTCATTGTCTGTGTTGGTAGATGACCGGAAAAATTTCCCGTCAAAAGTCTCTTTCCGTAATCTTTCTTAAAGAACTGACACGAACGTATTACGCCCGGGTGAAAAATGCAAGCAAAATCCGAGAAAATCGTTGACACTTTTGATCTGATCTCGTTTTAGCCGCCAAAATAGCGGTACCGCAGACAAAGGGCGGGCAGATTTTGGTCTGCCCGCCCCGTTTATTTTCTATTTTATCGTGTAGGTACCCTTACCGGAGCTTGGCGAACGTCCAGGCCGTCCCGATGCGGTTCGACTTGGTGAGCGCTTTCCAGGTCTCGGCCAGGGCCAGTTGCTTGGTCGCACTAGCTGCTTTCTGGTCGCGGATCCGAGGTGTGCGCGGTGTCATTTTTCGCTTCCTGGGTTGGAATGGCGGGCTGATTCCCGCCAAAGACCGGACCCGAACCGCGGAAAGAACTGGTGCCAAGCTAGCCGGAGGGACGTTTTATTGCAAGCATGGCCGCCTTTTAGGGCTCGGTTACGGCGCTCGGTAGGTTGTTTTACGTATGCACTCGTGGAATAGACCCAGAATCGGGAGCGTAATCCGCTATCTTTGGCATGATGGTTAGGCTTATGCCTGATCCGCAGGATAACAGGATAGCGTAAGTGTAATTGGCGCTTGCGTCTAATCCAGATACCCTCCTGAAGACGAGCAACTTACGCAGCAAGTTACGCGATTCCACGAATAGTTTGGAAGACAATAAGCGAGTATTCTAGGATCATGGCAACAACCCTGCGATTCCTGGTCTGCTTCTTCTCCATCCTCTGTGGCACCCAATTGACTTTCGCAGGTGCGCCCGTCTCCTCCGTCTCGCCCGAGCAAGCTCTGAGCGATGCCGAGCAACTGGCGAGCCTCCGCCCCGACTGGAGCGTGTTTCAGGCCGCCGGTAATTCGATGGAGCCTTTTTTCGGCAGCAACTCGCTGCTGATCGTGCAAGCGGTTGACACTGCGAGCCTGCGCCCCGGCATGATCGCTGTCTACCGCGACGCCGAAGGCGATCTGGTCGGCCACCAAGTGGTGAGCATTGGCGCTGAGATCCTGGCCAAGGGCGCCAACAATGCGGTGATCGACCCGACCGTCGTCCGCGCCGACAACCTGGTGGGCATCGTGGTGGGCATGCTCCACGCCGCCGATACTCAGACGACCGCCCTGCAAGTCGTCCACGGGAAGCGCTACTAGCCTTTAGCAGACAGAGACAAGACAGATAGACAGAATCGTTGTTGCCGAAAAGGGCCGGTATCGCAGCCGGCTCTTTTCTTTTGACTGCGGGA comes from Verrucomicrobiota bacterium JB022 and encodes:
- a CDS encoding helix-turn-helix domain-containing protein, with product MTIGERLEEARKRKGISIREAAEATKIRADYLMAMEDGSMTVPLPEIYRRGFLRNYAKFLRLDPDQILTDYETNNARLAQQAANQSHRGGGLRETFGRMELPGQEDVLAESEYTGRPRRQGEEEEDRSDAKEKKEDTSKSLPIPTSYLMAAVGVVAFVIVGILVWLIVLLSRGDSSPEVVSPPTTQGQSLGGGPRPLNSSPYATDSLIIRATDTVTLIVTNDTTGERLFRGTLLAGESTDPIPRNGPLQIRFTDGEALVLEYDGQQHTLQAGGRGYTTID
- a CDS encoding response regulator transcription factor produces the protein MQTVYIIEDDKLLCDLLSGLIETEIDLEVVGAHGDGTEGLRQCQLKKPDVLICDLHLPGLNGMEIVQRLKADRPEIRILVVSGIFNLARIKRVLLSKADGIIEKTAGLEEMRKALKSVASGQSYYSPEILRRMPELLSVQPSDGSLESLTTREREVLQLIGEGHTTKEIASKLSISVRTADVHRTHLMQKLKVHNVAGLTRASIQFGLVKPAASL
- a CDS encoding GxxExxY protein; protein product: MDLAFENITREIIGASFQVHRELGYGFLEKVYQRAMQVELLHRGLKAEAEVALKVHYRGVVVGDYFADLLIENTVMVELKVAAGYCSRDEAQLINELKATDVPVGLLINFGREKVEFKRLMSPNLLKRI